Proteins encoded by one window of Marixanthomonas sp. SCSIO 43207:
- a CDS encoding NADH:ubiquinone reductase (Na(+)-transporting) subunit B produces the protein MGLKQKLHTLKEKYKGKKMAPAFNALHTFLYLPNETTHSGGHVRAADDLKRTMNTVIMALIPCLLFGMFNAGYQTNLQTDPEITQAMGFFSGEFWNWTNFVVGLWKVLPLVIVSYGVGLAVEFLFAVIKGHEVEEGYLVTGMLVPLIVPIDIPLWMLVVAVVFGVVIGKEVFGGTGMNILNPALTIRAFLFFAYPTWMSGDKVWVHGAVETAGKPDAISGETILGSLAQGQEISYSVADMFFGFIPGSVGETSTLLILLGALFLIFTKIGSWRIMLSTVLGALVMGLIFNGVVSAEWIEDTSKFYGLMNTEFWHHLIIGGFAFGAVYMATDPVTASQTNRGKWIYGFLIGFISILIRVFNPAYPEGVMLAILLMNVFAPTIDHYVIQGNIKKRRKRLKVKTA, from the coding sequence ATGGGATTGAAGCAAAAATTACATACGCTTAAAGAAAAGTATAAAGGTAAAAAGATGGCGCCTGCATTTAACGCGCTACATACTTTTTTATACTTGCCAAATGAAACAACGCACTCTGGCGGACACGTAAGAGCTGCAGACGACTTAAAACGTACGATGAATACAGTAATCATGGCCTTAATTCCATGCTTACTATTTGGAATGTTTAACGCTGGTTACCAAACCAATTTACAAACAGACCCAGAAATCACACAGGCTATGGGCTTTTTTAGTGGTGAGTTTTGGAACTGGACCAACTTTGTTGTTGGTTTATGGAAGGTACTTCCTTTAGTAATTGTATCCTATGGAGTAGGGCTTGCAGTAGAATTTTTATTTGCTGTTATTAAAGGTCACGAAGTAGAAGAAGGATATTTAGTAACAGGGATGCTAGTACCTTTAATTGTACCAATTGATATTCCGTTATGGATGCTTGTAGTAGCAGTAGTCTTTGGTGTAGTTATTGGTAAAGAGGTGTTTGGAGGTACAGGTATGAATATTTTAAATCCTGCCTTAACCATACGTGCTTTCCTATTCTTTGCATATCCTACTTGGATGAGTGGTGATAAAGTATGGGTTCACGGTGCAGTAGAAACTGCCGGGAAGCCAGATGCAATATCAGGTGAAACAATTTTAGGAAGCTTAGCACAAGGACAAGAAATAAGTTACAGTGTAGCAGATATGTTCTTTGGTTTTATACCAGGTTCAGTAGGTGAAACATCTACGCTTTTAATTTTACTTGGCGCACTTTTCTTAATTTTTACTAAGATAGGAAGCTGGCGAATTATGCTTTCAACTGTTTTGGGAGCTCTTGTAATGGGATTAATTTTCAATGGAGTAGTTTCAGCAGAGTGGATAGAGGATACAAGTAAGTTTTATGGCTTAATGAATACCGAGTTTTGGCACCATCTTATTATTGGAGGTTTTGCTTTTGGTGCAGTATATATGGCTACAGATCCTGTTACCGCATCGCAAACCAATAGAGGTAAGTGGATTTACGGATTTTTAATAGGGTTTATTTCTATATTAATTAGAGTATTTAACCCTGCCTATCCAGAAGGAGTAATGTTGGCAATTTTATTAATGAATGTTTTTGCTCCAACTATTGATCACTACGTGATACAAGGAAATATTAAAAAACGAAGAAAACGTTTAAAAGTTAAAACCGCATAA
- the nqrE gene encoding NADH:ubiquinone reductase (Na(+)-transporting) subunit E: protein MEHLELFFKSIFVDNMVFAYFLGMCSYLAVSKKVSTAVGLGAAVIFVLTVTVPLNWLLDQYILQEGALKWLGPEYADYDLSFLSFILFIATIATMVQLVEIVVEKFSPSLYNSLGIFLPLIAVNCAILGGSLFMQSRDIESFGLALNYGFSSGIGWFLAILAIAAIREKIRYSNVPAPLRGLGITFIITGLMAIGFMSFGGMLTGGSEEKPSLDENPENLGVQVEKNKESAETPEVSTLLTNN, encoded by the coding sequence ATGGAGCATTTAGAATTATTTTTTAAATCAATTTTTGTTGATAATATGGTATTCGCATACTTTTTAGGTATGTGTTCTTACCTGGCTGTATCAAAAAAAGTAAGTACAGCCGTTGGGCTTGGAGCCGCAGTAATTTTTGTATTAACTGTAACAGTTCCGCTTAACTGGTTGTTAGATCAATACATTTTGCAAGAGGGTGCATTAAAATGGTTAGGCCCTGAATATGCAGATTATGATTTAAGTTTCCTTTCATTTATATTATTCATCGCAACTATTGCAACGATGGTTCAATTAGTTGAGATTGTAGTAGAAAAATTTTCACCTTCATTATATAACTCACTGGGTATTTTCTTACCTCTTATTGCAGTAAACTGTGCCATTTTAGGAGGTTCATTATTTATGCAGTCAAGAGATATTGAAAGTTTTGGTCTAGCACTTAATTATGGATTTAGCTCTGGTATAGGATGGTTTTTAGCTATTCTTGCAATTGCAGCAATTAGAGAAAAAATACGGTATTCAAATGTGCCTGCACCATTAAGAGGTTTGGGTATTACATTTATCATTACCGGTTTAATGGCTATTGGTTTTATGAGTTTTGGAGGAATGTTAACCGGAGGAAGCGAAGAAAAGCCATCGCTAGATGAAAACCCTGAAAATTTAGGAGTACAAGTAGAAAAAAATAAAGAATCAGCTGAAACACCCGAAGTTTCAACCCTACTAACAAATAATTAA
- a CDS encoding Na(+)-translocating NADH-quinone reductase subunit A produces the protein MSKDIKIKKGLDIRLKGEADKTLSNAPRSRTFAIRPSDFHLVTPKMVLKEGGKLKAGDTVFYSKDNKDIKVVSPVSGTLTAIERGAKRVITRIVIEADQEDVFKDFGKTDLNSADASTIKKRLLESGCWPFIKQRPYDIIADANEAPKSIFISAYASAPLAADYDFTLQGKESELQAAVTALSKLTEGAVHVSVGKNGTSPFDDLKDIQLHKVSGPHPSGNVGTQIAKIDPVNKGETVWTVSAQDLVVIGELLLTGKFNAERIVALAGSSVKNPKYYRTKIGAEVSTFVYDSGLEEENVRVISGNVLTGTKISPKGHLGYYNNTVSVIPEGDDYEFFGWNKPVFDKISPSRALTFSWLFPKKKYELDTNTNGEHRAFVVTGNYEEVFPLDMYPLQMLKACMVQDLDQMEALGMYEVAPEDFALTEFICVSKQPHQQIIRNGLDQMIKEIG, from the coding sequence ATGTCCAAAGACATTAAGATTAAAAAAGGTCTTGACATTCGTTTAAAAGGAGAGGCGGACAAAACTCTTTCTAATGCGCCGCGCTCAAGGACCTTTGCTATTAGACCGTCAGATTTTCATCTTGTTACCCCAAAAATGGTACTCAAAGAAGGTGGAAAATTAAAAGCCGGAGATACTGTTTTTTATTCAAAAGACAATAAAGACATCAAAGTTGTTTCGCCAGTAAGCGGAACATTAACAGCAATTGAAAGAGGTGCTAAACGAGTGATTACTCGTATTGTTATTGAAGCAGATCAAGAAGATGTTTTTAAAGATTTTGGGAAAACAGATTTAAATTCCGCAGATGCATCAACAATCAAAAAGAGATTGTTAGAAAGCGGTTGCTGGCCTTTTATTAAACAGCGTCCTTACGATATTATCGCAGATGCTAATGAAGCACCCAAATCAATTTTTATTTCGGCTTATGCTAGTGCGCCTTTAGCTGCAGATTATGACTTTACTTTGCAAGGTAAGGAGTCTGAGCTACAAGCAGCCGTTACAGCTTTAAGTAAATTGACAGAAGGAGCTGTTCATGTAAGTGTTGGTAAAAACGGAACGTCGCCTTTTGATGATTTAAAAGACATTCAACTACACAAAGTTTCTGGTCCGCATCCTTCAGGGAATGTAGGAACTCAAATTGCAAAAATTGATCCTGTAAATAAAGGAGAGACTGTTTGGACGGTTTCAGCTCAAGACTTGGTAGTAATTGGTGAATTGCTTTTAACTGGTAAATTTAATGCTGAACGCATTGTTGCCTTGGCAGGATCTTCAGTAAAAAATCCAAAATATTACCGAACTAAAATTGGCGCTGAGGTGTCAACTTTTGTATATGACTCAGGTCTAGAAGAAGAAAATGTTCGTGTAATTAGCGGAAATGTGCTTACCGGAACTAAAATTTCACCAAAAGGACATCTAGGATATTATAACAATACAGTGTCTGTAATACCTGAAGGAGATGATTATGAATTCTTTGGCTGGAATAAACCAGTTTTTGATAAGATATCTCCATCAAGAGCATTGACTTTTTCATGGTTATTTCCGAAGAAAAAATATGAACTAGACACCAATACAAATGGAGAGCATAGAGCATTTGTGGTAACAGGAAACTATGAAGAAGTGTTTCCTTTAGATATGTATCCATTACAGATGTTAAAAGCTTGTATGGTGCAAGACTTAGACCAAATGGAAGCTTTAGGAATGTATGAAGTAGCACCAGAAGACTTTGCATTGACAGAGTTTATTTGTGTGTCAAAACAACCACACCAGCAAATTATTCGCAATGGTTTGGATCAAATGATTAAAGAAATAGGATAA
- a CDS encoding NRDE family protein, whose product MCTLTFIPIENDGFILTSNRDEAPGRNTIEPKRYQEGGTKLLFPKDELAGGTWIGVSDKKRLVCLLNGGFTAHERKDEYRMSRGILVIDLLTAKDAISEINKYDFAGIEPFTVVMIDWENHLRIFELVWDEHTIHFTEKPLAPQIWSSSLLYTSEMKQKREKWFSSFLFENLKPDTSDLLRFHKTAGEGNTETDIVMDRGFVKTKSITQIKKMEGIEMRYEDLQTNQVTHTSFLS is encoded by the coding sequence ATGTGTACACTTACATTTATTCCTATTGAAAATGATGGCTTTATTTTAACTTCAAATAGAGATGAAGCTCCTGGTCGTAATACTATTGAACCCAAACGTTACCAAGAAGGTGGTACTAAATTATTATTTCCAAAAGATGAATTAGCCGGCGGTACTTGGATTGGTGTAAGTGATAAAAAAAGACTAGTTTGTTTGTTAAACGGCGGTTTTACAGCTCACGAGCGCAAAGATGAGTATAGAATGAGTCGTGGTATACTTGTGATTGATTTATTGACAGCCAAGGATGCTATTTCTGAAATAAATAAATATGACTTTGCGGGAATAGAACCTTTTACTGTTGTGATGATAGATTGGGAAAATCATTTGCGAATTTTTGAGTTGGTTTGGGATGAACACACAATTCACTTTACCGAAAAACCACTGGCTCCGCAAATTTGGTCATCATCATTGTTGTATACTTCAGAAATGAAACAAAAGCGTGAAAAATGGTTTTCTAGTTTTTTATTTGAAAATTTAAAACCCGATACTTCAGATTTATTGCGATTTCATAAAACAGCCGGAGAAGGCAATACAGAAACAGATATTGTAATGGATCGAGGTTTTGTAAAAACTAAAAGTATTACGCAAATTAAAAAAATGGAAGGAATTGAAATGCGTTATGAGGATTTACAAACTAATCAGGTTACACACACTTCATTCTTAAGTTAA
- the nqrF gene encoding NADH:ubiquinone reductase (Na(+)-transporting) subunit F — protein MFLAASTLGVIIATVVAFLVLVLLLVALLLFTKQKLSPSGPVTITINDEKKIEVESGGTLLSTLGGKKIFLPSACGGGGTCIQCECHVLEGGGEALPTETPHFTRKELKEGARLSCQVKVKQDMNIHIPEEVFGIKKWEATVVRNYNVASFIKEFVVEIPEDMNYKAGGYIQIEIPPCEVKFEDMDITAHPEEHDDPDKFKAEWDKFGLWPLVMKNDETVERAYSMASYPAEGREIMLNVRVATPPWDRDKNQWMNVNPGIASSFIFNAKKGDKVTISGPFGEFFINHSEAEMLYVGGGAGMAPMRSHLYHLFKTLKTGRKVTYWYGGRSKRELFYLEHFRELEREFDNFKFYLALSEPLEEDNWKEKKDINDEEGDGFVGFIHQVVIDNYLNHHEEPEEIELYFCGPPLMNQAVQKMGEDFGIPDENIRFDDFGG, from the coding sequence ATGTTTTTAGCCGCAAGTACATTAGGAGTTATTATTGCAACCGTTGTTGCATTCTTGGTATTGGTCCTGCTTTTGGTTGCACTTTTACTTTTTACCAAACAAAAGTTGTCACCATCAGGTCCCGTTACCATTACTATTAACGATGAAAAGAAAATTGAAGTAGAATCTGGGGGTACATTGTTATCTACTCTTGGAGGAAAAAAAATATTTCTTCCTTCAGCTTGTGGTGGAGGAGGAACGTGTATTCAATGTGAGTGCCACGTACTAGAAGGAGGAGGAGAAGCCTTGCCTACAGAAACACCTCACTTTACACGTAAAGAACTTAAAGAAGGAGCCCGTCTTTCTTGTCAAGTAAAAGTAAAGCAGGATATGAATATTCATATTCCTGAAGAAGTCTTCGGAATTAAAAAATGGGAAGCTACAGTTGTACGTAATTATAACGTTGCATCTTTTATTAAAGAATTTGTAGTAGAGATTCCTGAAGATATGAATTACAAAGCAGGAGGATATATTCAAATTGAAATTCCGCCGTGTGAAGTAAAGTTTGAAGATATGGATATTACTGCTCACCCTGAAGAGCATGATGATCCTGACAAATTTAAAGCAGAGTGGGATAAGTTTGGTCTTTGGCCATTAGTAATGAAGAATGACGAAACCGTAGAAAGAGCGTATTCTATGGCTTCTTATCCAGCAGAAGGACGCGAAATTATGTTGAACGTTCGTGTTGCAACTCCGCCATGGGATCGCGATAAAAACCAATGGATGAATGTAAATCCTGGTATAGCATCATCTTTCATATTTAATGCAAAAAAAGGTGATAAAGTAACTATTTCAGGTCCGTTTGGAGAGTTTTTTATCAATCATTCTGAAGCTGAAATGCTATACGTTGGTGGTGGAGCCGGAATGGCGCCAATGCGTTCACACTTATACCACTTATTTAAAACCTTAAAAACCGGTCGTAAAGTAACCTATTGGTATGGAGGTCGTTCAAAAAGAGAATTATTCTACTTAGAACATTTCCGCGAGCTAGAGAGAGAATTTGATAACTTTAAATTCTACTTAGCACTTTCTGAACCATTAGAAGAAGACAACTGGAAAGAAAAGAAGGATATTAATGATGAAGAAGGTGATGGCTTCGTAGGATTTATTCACCAAGTAGTAATCGATAATTACTTAAATCATCATGAAGAACCTGAAGAAATAGAACTATATTTCTGTGGACCTCCATTAATGAACCAAGCTGTTCAAAAAATGGGAGAAGATTTTGGAATCCCAGATGAAAATATTCGTTTTGACGATTTTGGAGGATAA
- a CDS encoding DUF5103 domain-containing protein, with protein MFQRLILSILLACTPILGFSQLTEIPAPDYIKTIQFKGQTAQSQLPIIRLGERLQLSFDALNGEEADFYYTITHHNFDWSESDLSKSEYLNGFDDVRIETYENSLNTLQIFSHYTLTIPNRETRAITKSGNYLLRIFDNDGNPVFSRKFMVVEEIAGVTVEIKRSRDLNFIKEKQAVQFTINSPSLLLINPKQTVNTLVMQNSNLKNAITDLKPQYTIGNELIYRYDKEASFWGGNEFLAFDNKDVRAAGNNIQRIGVSDVYENYLYTDIGRYDRPYTYNPDINGNFVIRNINANNQDIEAEYVRIHFNLQYFEDIGDKEIHLYGNFNNWTIDGSTYMKYDPQSDTYRNSRLFKQGFYNYKYVLVDRDGSIEPGAISGNFWQTENEYTVLVYFRDLGARYDRIIGMGRATSTNINNN; from the coding sequence ATGTTTCAAAGATTAATTTTAAGTATTTTACTAGCCTGCACACCTATTTTGGGGTTTTCTCAATTAACAGAAATACCGGCGCCAGATTACATAAAAACCATACAATTTAAAGGTCAAACAGCACAAAGTCAATTACCTATTATAAGACTTGGTGAAAGACTTCAGCTTTCATTTGATGCTTTAAACGGAGAGGAAGCAGATTTTTATTACACTATTACTCACCATAATTTTGACTGGTCTGAAAGTGATCTTTCAAAAAGTGAATATTTAAATGGTTTTGACGATGTACGCATAGAAACGTATGAAAACTCTTTGAATACACTTCAGATATTTTCACATTATACCCTTACAATACCCAACAGAGAAACGAGAGCAATCACCAAAAGTGGAAATTACCTACTACGTATTTTTGACAACGACGGCAACCCGGTTTTTTCAAGAAAATTTATGGTGGTTGAAGAAATTGCAGGCGTAACTGTTGAAATTAAACGCTCTCGTGATTTAAATTTTATTAAAGAAAAACAAGCAGTACAATTTACAATCAATTCACCTTCACTCCTATTAATTAACCCAAAGCAAACTGTAAACACTCTTGTAATGCAAAACAGCAACCTAAAAAATGCCATTACAGACCTTAAACCACAATACACAATTGGCAATGAATTAATCTATAGGTATGACAAAGAGGCTTCTTTTTGGGGCGGTAATGAGTTTTTAGCTTTTGACAATAAAGATGTACGAGCTGCCGGAAATAACATACAACGTATTGGCGTGAGCGATGTGTATGAAAATTACTTATATACAGACATAGGAAGGTATGACAGACCGTATACATACAACCCAGATATCAATGGAAATTTCGTGATACGGAATATCAACGCCAATAATCAAGACATTGAAGCAGAATACGTGCGAATTCATTTTAACCTTCAGTATTTTGAAGATATAGGTGATAAGGAAATTCATCTCTACGGAAATTTTAATAATTGGACTATTGACGGCTCAACCTACATGAAATATGATCCACAAAGCGATACATACCGAAATTCACGTTTATTTAAACAAGGCTTTTACAACTATAAATATGTATTGGTAGATCGTGACGGCTCTATTGAGCCGGGAGCAATAAGCGGTAATTTTTGGCAGACCGAAAATGAGTATACCGTTTTGGTTTACTTTAGAGATCTTGGAGCCCGTTATGACCGCATTATCGGGATGGGCCGAGCAACTTCAACCAACATTAACAACAATTAA
- a CDS encoding Na(+)-translocating NADH-quinone reductase subunit C codes for MAINTDKNSYTIIFAIIMVIVVGSILAGFASGLKPKIKENERFEKQQNILYAMGVNENEGPNDVTFVPTDKVEEQFNTYITKQLVIQGGDVTEDDEAYLIDLKKEETKAKNPDYSRRLPLFVGEKDGKELYVIPVRGKGLWDAIWGFVAVDKSMTIQGVYYDHKGETPGLGAEIKQRYFMDDFTGESFLDGDAFKGIEVSKSNNDPTNTDTEDNEVDALAGATITGDGVAAMLRKDVRLYVPYFKSLQN; via the coding sequence ATGGCGATTAATACAGATAAAAATAGTTATACTATCATTTTTGCTATCATAATGGTGATTGTGGTAGGTTCTATCCTAGCAGGTTTTGCCAGTGGGTTAAAGCCAAAAATTAAGGAAAACGAACGTTTTGAGAAACAGCAAAACATCCTCTATGCTATGGGTGTTAACGAAAATGAAGGACCTAACGATGTAACATTTGTTCCTACAGATAAAGTAGAAGAACAATTCAACACGTATATTACTAAACAATTAGTAATTCAAGGTGGTGATGTTACTGAAGATGACGAAGCATACCTAATAGATTTAAAGAAAGAAGAAACAAAAGCTAAAAACCCTGATTATAGTAGAAGACTTCCATTATTCGTTGGTGAAAAAGACGGTAAGGAGTTATATGTAATTCCGGTGCGTGGAAAAGGTCTTTGGGATGCTATTTGGGGCTTTGTTGCAGTTGACAAATCAATGACAATTCAAGGTGTGTATTATGATCATAAAGGTGAAACACCCGGTCTAGGTGCTGAAATAAAACAGCGTTATTTTATGGATGATTTTACCGGCGAAAGCTTCTTAGACGGTGATGCGTTTAAAGGAATTGAAGTTTCAAAAAGTAATAACGATCCTACAAACACTGATACTGAAGATAATGAAGTAGATGCCTTAGCTGGAGCAACAATTACCGGTGATGGTGTTGCTGCAATGTTGAGAAAGGACGTAAGATTATATGTACCTTATTTTAAATCATTGCAAAACTAA
- the apaG gene encoding Co2+/Mg2+ efflux protein ApaG, translating to MVQQVTKGIKISVRPKFEGTLVNRHQESYTFSYTITIENQSNETVQLLTRYWKIKDALKRTEIVKGEGVVGVKPLLSPGDKHTYSSGCLLKAPFGSMQGHYTLINHVTNKTFKVTIPTFKLHAAFAVN from the coding sequence ATGGTTCAACAAGTAACAAAAGGTATTAAAATTTCGGTTAGACCCAAGTTTGAAGGAACATTGGTAAATAGGCACCAAGAAAGCTACACCTTTTCTTATACCATTACTATTGAAAACCAAAGCAACGAGACAGTACAACTGTTAACAAGGTATTGGAAAATTAAAGATGCATTAAAACGAACCGAAATTGTAAAAGGTGAAGGTGTGGTAGGTGTAAAACCATTACTTTCTCCAGGCGACAAACACACCTACAGCAGTGGCTGTTTATTAAAAGCTCCTTTTGGCAGTATGCAAGGTCATTATACGCTTATTAACCACGTAACAAACAAAACCTTTAAAGTAACAATACCTACATTTAAGCTTCACGCCGCATTTGCAGTAAATTAA
- a CDS encoding DUF3667 domain-containing protein, whose amino-acid sequence MSKNLPISSSSRKSRKYRGAECLNCGQPLDLSDKFCPYCSQLNSTKQLTFTDFFAEFINSIVSYDSRMRYTIRDLLLKPGVATRNYIKGQRLKYANPFRFYLSVSIIYFLLQGFIAFFSPSDETFFKMNKEDTTEVNEAVDEGVYALSKNGKPHSKEPILKDTVAQTEVKDSTSTQLTDGEIAYISEKDLDTLSWTKRTISRFELYRDFYKKNDIKSASIALDSLNHNNSVYNRWLYNKNNALERVIDNPKAFADYLMKKIPFFIFFFTPFYALFFWLIYSKKKFNYLSHIIFIFHVFSFLFLASIICLLPDAFFKNDFFQGILLFLIGPFYFYKALRNFYKQSRFITLIKFVLLNIVFWIGATITATLFFFITAAVY is encoded by the coding sequence ATGAGTAAAAACCTTCCTATATCGTCAAGCAGCCGAAAATCAAGAAAGTATCGCGGCGCTGAATGTCTTAATTGCGGACAACCGCTAGATTTAAGCGACAAATTTTGCCCGTATTGCTCACAACTCAACAGTACCAAACAACTAACATTTACCGATTTTTTTGCCGAATTCATAAATAGTATTGTGAGCTATGATTCTAGGATGCGGTATACAATAAGAGATTTATTATTAAAACCCGGTGTAGCCACTCGCAACTACATTAAAGGTCAACGCTTAAAATACGCCAATCCGTTTCGGTTTTATTTGAGTGTATCTATAATCTACTTTCTTCTTCAAGGTTTCATTGCTTTTTTTTCACCTTCTGATGAAACCTTTTTCAAAATGAATAAAGAAGATACCACCGAAGTAAACGAAGCAGTTGACGAAGGGGTTTATGCTTTATCAAAAAACGGGAAACCACATAGTAAAGAACCTATACTTAAAGATACAGTCGCGCAAACAGAAGTAAAAGATAGCACCTCAACTCAACTAACCGATGGTGAAATAGCATATATTTCAGAAAAAGATCTTGACACCTTATCATGGACAAAACGTACTATTAGTAGGTTTGAGCTTTACCGAGACTTTTACAAAAAAAATGATATAAAAAGTGCGTCAATAGCGCTAGATAGCCTTAACCACAACAACAGTGTGTACAACAGATGGCTGTATAATAAAAATAATGCGTTGGAGCGAGTAATTGACAATCCCAAAGCATTTGCAGACTATTTAATGAAGAAGATTCCTTTTTTCATATTCTTTTTTACACCTTTTTACGCATTGTTTTTTTGGTTAATTTATTCAAAGAAAAAATTTAATTATCTATCCCATATAATCTTTATTTTTCACGTTTTTAGTTTTCTTTTTTTAGCATCAATTATTTGCTTACTGCCAGATGCCTTTTTTAAAAACGATTTCTTTCAAGGCATTTTGCTTTTCTTAATTGGTCCTTTTTATTTTTATAAAGCACTGCGCAATTTTTACAAACAGAGTCGTTTTATAACACTTATAAAATTTGTACTTTTAAATATTGTATTTTGGATAGGAGCAACCATTACAGCTACCCTATTCTTTTTTATTACTGCAGCGGTTTATTAA
- a CDS encoding NADH:ubiquinone reductase (Na(+)-transporting) subunit D, whose amino-acid sequence MGLLSKKDSKLIFDPLADNNPITIQVLGICSALAITAQLKPSIVMAISVLFVMGVGNVVISLMRNIIPSKIRIIVQLIVVATLVIIVDQVLKAFAYELSKELSVFIGLIITNCIIMGRFEAYALGNGPWRSFLDGIGNAAGYGVILIIVGFFRELLGSGTLFGFPVLGNPVTKTGLYAIGYENNGFMVLPPMALIVVGIIIWVQRSRNKDLIEEN is encoded by the coding sequence ATGGGACTTTTATCAAAAAAAGACAGTAAACTTATATTTGACCCATTGGCGGACAATAACCCGATTACTATTCAGGTATTAGGGATATGTTCAGCCTTGGCAATTACAGCCCAACTAAAGCCTTCAATTGTAATGGCTATTTCGGTACTGTTTGTTATGGGAGTAGGTAATGTTGTGATTTCTTTAATGCGAAACATCATTCCTTCAAAGATTAGAATTATTGTTCAACTTATTGTTGTAGCTACCTTGGTAATTATTGTTGACCAAGTATTAAAGGCTTTTGCATATGAGTTGAGTAAAGAACTTTCAGTATTCATTGGATTAATTATTACCAACTGTATTATTATGGGGCGTTTTGAAGCCTATGCATTAGGTAATGGGCCTTGGCGTTCATTCCTTGACGGTATAGGTAATGCCGCAGGATATGGTGTAATACTTATTATTGTTGGTTTTTTCCGTGAATTACTTGGATCAGGTACGTTATTCGGTTTTCCTGTACTAGGTAACCCTGTTACAAAAACTGGTTTGTATGCTATAGGTTATGAAAATAACGGATTTATGGTACTTCCTCCAATGGCATTAATCGTGGTAGGAATTATCATTTGGGTTCAACGTAGCAGAAATAAAGATTTAATTGAAGAAAATTAA